A single genomic interval of Aegicerativicinus sediminis harbors:
- a CDS encoding creatininase family protein, giving the protein MIRPYVLADTNWKHLKDTTFDLAILPWGATEAHNYHLPYSTDVVEGTSVAEESGRIAWEKGAKVIILPTIPFGVNTGQPDIYLDINLNPSTQFAILKDILQVLNRQGIQKFLILNSHGGNNWKSILRELGLIYPEMFLSFTNWFKVVEGKSYFENPGDHADEMETSVMLYLKPELVLPKKEWGTGKQKKNKIQGFNEGWVWTERPWSKISEDTGVGDPSTATIDKGKAFFDDACKKLGQLFYDISMADIENLYE; this is encoded by the coding sequence ATGATACGCCCATATGTCTTGGCCGACACAAATTGGAAGCACCTAAAAGACACAACTTTCGATCTCGCAATACTACCATGGGGCGCAACTGAAGCACACAATTACCACCTTCCCTATTCAACTGATGTCGTCGAAGGCACATCGGTTGCCGAAGAGTCAGGACGAATTGCTTGGGAAAAGGGTGCTAAAGTCATCATATTACCGACCATACCCTTTGGTGTTAATACAGGTCAGCCTGATATTTACCTAGACATAAATCTTAACCCAAGTACACAATTTGCCATACTCAAGGACATACTCCAAGTATTAAACCGACAAGGGATTCAAAAATTTTTGATTCTAAACAGCCATGGAGGTAATAACTGGAAATCAATTCTTCGCGAATTAGGTCTAATCTATCCCGAAATGTTTTTGAGCTTTACAAACTGGTTTAAGGTGGTTGAAGGCAAATCTTATTTTGAAAACCCAGGCGATCATGCCGATGAAATGGAGACAAGTGTGATGCTATATTTAAAACCAGAATTGGTTTTACCCAAGAAGGAATGGGGAACAGGCAAACAAAAGAAAAATAAAATTCAAGGTTTTAATGAGGGATGGGTATGGACCGAAAGACCTTGGTCTAAAATTAGTGAAGATACTGGCGTTGGTGATCCTAGTACGGCCACAATAGATAAAGGAAAAGCATTTTTTGACGATGCTTGCAAGAAATTAGGTCAATTATTTTATGATATATCGATGGCAGATATTGAAAATTTATATGAATAA